In Deinococcus reticulitermitis, a single genomic region encodes these proteins:
- a CDS encoding amino acid ABC transporter permease yields MNTEQLQLVWQSAVSALPTLLAATPVTLGFALGAMLLGLPLGFAVALARLSRFGPLRSVSSVFVSFIRGTPLLVQIFVIYYGLPSLGVSLSPVAGGVIALTLNAAAYLSETIRAAILSIPKGQHEAATSLGLSGSQTMRLVILPQAARVALPSLSNTLIGLVKDTSLVSVITVVELLRSAQLVIARTFEPFGPYLAAALIYWVISSLLELVQRALERRFSRGVAVV; encoded by the coding sequence TTGAACACCGAACAACTGCAACTCGTCTGGCAAAGCGCGGTGAGTGCGCTGCCCACGCTGCTCGCGGCGACGCCGGTCACGCTCGGCTTCGCGCTCGGGGCGATGCTGTTGGGCTTACCGCTGGGTTTCGCAGTGGCGCTCGCGCGGCTCTCGCGCTTCGGGCCGCTGCGCAGCGTGAGCAGCGTGTTCGTGTCGTTCATACGCGGCACCCCGCTGCTCGTGCAGATCTTCGTGATCTATTACGGCCTGCCGAGCCTGGGCGTGAGCCTCAGCCCCGTGGCGGGCGGCGTGATCGCGCTGACCCTCAACGCGGCGGCGTACCTGAGCGAGACGATCCGCGCGGCGATTCTGAGCATCCCCAAGGGCCAGCACGAGGCGGCGACCAGCCTGGGTCTGAGCGGCTCCCAGACGATGAGGCTGGTCATCTTGCCCCAAGCGGCGCGGGTGGCCCTGCCGAGCCTGAGCAATACCCTGATCGGGCTCGTGAAAGACACCTCGCTCGTGTCGGTGATCACCGTCGTCGAGCTCCTGCGCAGCGCCCAGCTCGTGATCGCGCGGACCTTCGAGCCGTTCGGGCCGTACCTCGCCGCCGCGCTGATCTACTGGGTGATCTCCAGCCTGCTCGAACTCGTACAGCGTGCGCTGGAGCGGCGTTTCTCGCGCGGAGTGGCGGTCGTCTGA
- a CDS encoding PadR family transcriptional regulator, whose protein sequence is MNPLKSGTLDLALLASLEERPRYGLEILAHVNGRSGGLFDMREGSLYPALSRLVKAGWVEAEWQPSDKGGAPRKVYRLTDDGRRALGEKKQEWRTLRGALDALLLRRLGA, encoded by the coding sequence ATGAATCCCCTGAAGTCCGGCACGCTGGACCTGGCGCTGCTCGCCTCGCTGGAGGAGCGGCCCCGTTACGGCCTGGAAATCCTGGCGCACGTCAACGGGCGCAGCGGGGGATTGTTCGACATGCGCGAGGGGAGCCTTTATCCGGCGCTCTCGCGGCTGGTGAAGGCCGGGTGGGTGGAGGCCGAGTGGCAGCCGAGCGACAAGGGCGGCGCGCCGCGCAAGGTCTACCGCCTCACCGACGACGGGCGGCGGGCGCTGGGCGAGAAGAAGCAGGAGTGGCGCACCCTGCGCGGCGCCC